The Streptomyces sp. NBC_01689 genome includes a window with the following:
- a CDS encoding magnesium transporter MgtE N-terminal domain-containing protein — translation MAAGAPRIFVSHLAGVAVFDPNGDQVGQVRDLVAMLRVGRRPPRLLGLVVELSTRRRIFLPMTRVTGIESGQVITTGVLNVRRFEQRPTERLVFGELLDRRVRLVDTDEEVTVLDVSVRQLPARREWEIGRVFVRRARSGTFRRTRGETLTVDWSAVTGFSLEEHGQGAESLLATFEQLRAADLANVLHHLSPKRRGEVAAALDDDRLADVLEELPEDDQIEILGKLKEERAADVLEAMDPDDAADLLAELPEEDVERLLTLMRPDDAADVRRLMSYEERTAGGLMTTEPIVLRPDATVAEALARVRNSDLSPALAAQVYVCRPPDETPTGKYLGTAHFQRLLRDPPYTLVSSILDDDLQPLAPDAALPVVAGFFAAYDMVAAPVVDESGSLLGAVTVDDVLDHMLPEDWRETEFHLHEDEAGGGSHDA, via the coding sequence ATGGCCGCAGGCGCCCCCCGGATCTTCGTCTCGCACCTCGCCGGTGTCGCCGTCTTCGACCCGAACGGCGACCAGGTCGGACAGGTGCGGGACCTGGTCGCCATGCTGCGCGTCGGCCGGCGCCCGCCCCGGCTGCTGGGACTCGTCGTCGAACTGTCCACCAGACGGCGCATCTTCCTGCCCATGACCCGGGTGACCGGCATCGAGTCCGGCCAGGTCATCACCACCGGTGTCCTGAACGTCCGCCGCTTCGAGCAGCGGCCCACCGAGCGGCTCGTCTTCGGTGAACTCCTCGACCGGCGGGTGCGGCTCGTCGACACGGACGAGGAGGTGACCGTCCTCGACGTGTCGGTCCGCCAGCTGCCGGCCCGGCGGGAGTGGGAGATCGGCCGGGTCTTCGTGCGCCGGGCGCGCAGCGGGACCTTCCGGCGCACCCGTGGCGAGACCCTGACCGTCGACTGGTCCGCGGTCACCGGGTTCTCGCTGGAGGAGCACGGGCAGGGCGCCGAGAGCCTGCTCGCCACCTTCGAGCAGCTGCGCGCCGCCGACCTCGCCAACGTGCTGCACCACCTCTCCCCGAAGCGGCGCGGCGAGGTGGCCGCCGCCCTCGACGACGACCGTCTCGCCGACGTCCTGGAGGAGCTCCCGGAGGACGACCAGATCGAGATCCTCGGCAAGCTCAAGGAGGAACGCGCCGCGGACGTCCTGGAGGCGATGGACCCCGACGACGCGGCCGACCTGCTGGCCGAACTCCCTGAGGAGGACGTGGAGCGGCTGCTGACGCTGATGCGGCCGGACGACGCCGCCGACGTCCGGCGGCTCATGTCGTACGAGGAGCGCACCGCGGGCGGTCTGATGACGACCGAGCCGATCGTGCTGCGGCCCGACGCCACGGTCGCCGAGGCGCTCGCCCGGGTCCGCAACTCCGACCTGTCCCCCGCGCTCGCCGCCCAGGTGTACGTCTGCCGCCCGCCGGACGAGACGCCGACCGGCAAGTACCTGGGCACCGCGCACTTCCAGCGGCTGCTGCGCGATCCCCCGTACACGCTGGTCAGCTCGATCCTCGACGACGATCTGCAGCCCCTGGCGCCGGACGCGGCGCTGCCGGTCGTCGCGGGCTTCTTCGCCGCGTACGACATGGTCGCCGCGCCCGTGGTCGACGAGAGCGGCTCTCTGCTCGGCGCGGTGACCGTGGACGACGTACTGGACCACATGCTGCCCGAGGACTGGCGCGAGACGGAGTTCCATCTGCACGAGGACGAGGCCGGAGGGGGGAGCCATGACGCCTGA